The proteins below are encoded in one region of Candidatus Dadabacteria bacterium:
- a CDS encoding class 1 fructose-bisphosphatase, which produces MVSITTLDEFIIRNQYEFPYSTGELSRLLRDIGFAAKIVHREVNKAGLVADILGKTGQVNIQGEEVRKLDSYANEKFLTALEHGGECAGVASEENEDFIAFSDENSRNSKYVIAIDPLDGSSNIDVNVSVGTIFSVYRRTSKMFSPCLKEDFLQPGKAQTAAGYIIYGSSTMLVYTTGHGVNGFTLDPSIGEFCLSHPNIKIPSHGNIFSVNYYNYSKFPGRVKEYLDHCRDGDGNSRLSLRYVGSMVADIHRNLLKGGIFLYPKTSDSPNGKLRLLYECNPMAFIVEQAGGASSSGTERTLDIQPTELHQRTPIYIGSYNMVSKFLNFLKDTKKPEEE; this is translated from the coding sequence ATGGTTTCGATAACTACTCTTGACGAATTTATCATAAGAAATCAGTATGAATTCCCCTATTCCACCGGGGAGCTCTCCAGGCTGCTTCGGGATATAGGATTCGCAGCGAAAATAGTTCACAGGGAAGTAAACAAAGCCGGTTTGGTTGCGGATATCCTGGGCAAAACGGGCCAGGTAAACATCCAGGGAGAAGAGGTAAGAAAACTCGATTCCTACGCGAACGAAAAGTTTCTGACCGCGCTTGAACATGGCGGAGAATGCGCGGGGGTAGCGTCTGAGGAAAACGAGGATTTCATAGCATTTTCCGACGAGAACTCGAGAAACTCAAAATACGTCATAGCCATCGATCCTCTCGACGGATCCTCTAACATAGACGTAAACGTATCGGTTGGAACCATATTCTCCGTATACAGAAGAACGTCAAAGATGTTTTCCCCGTGTCTCAAGGAGGATTTTCTGCAGCCGGGCAAGGCCCAGACGGCCGCCGGATACATAATATACGGTTCTTCGACCATGCTGGTGTACACCACCGGCCACGGAGTAAACGGGTTTACCCTTGACCCGTCGATAGGAGAGTTCTGCCTCTCCCATCCGAACATAAAGATCCCGAGCCACGGCAATATTTTCTCGGTCAACTACTATAACTACTCGAAATTCCCCGGCAGAGTAAAGGAGTATCTCGATCACTGCAGAGACGGAGACGGCAATTCCAGACTTTCCCTTAGATACGTCGGGTCCATGGTAGCAGATATACACAGGAACCTGCTCAAGGGAGGAATATTTCTTTATCCGAAAACCTCAGACTCTCCCAACGGAAAACTCAGGCTTCTCTACGAGTGCAACCCGATGGCCTTCATCGTGGAACAGGCCGGAGGAGCGTCGTCAAGCGGAACGGAAAGAACTCTTGACATTCAGCCGACGGAACTTCACCAGAGAACCCCCATATATATAGGTTCCTACAACATGGTAAGTAAGTTCCTCAACTTCTTGAAGGACACCAAAAAACCTGAGGAGGAGTAA
- a CDS encoding class I fructose-bisphosphate aldolase, with protein sequence MAIKELKKISDIEAVLGADLKYLLGHKCTTISKKDLYLPGPDYVDEVFVQNDRSPAVIRNLQTILDHGRLGGTGYVSILPVDQGVEHSAGASFAVNPMYFDPENIVKLAMEGGCNAVASTVGALGSVSRKYAHKIPFIAKVNHNELLSYPNTFDQILFGNVDQAFQMGAVAIGATVYFGSEESSRQIQEISEVFSHAHSLGLATILWAYLRNPAFKQDEADYHVSADLTGQANHLSATIGADIVKQKLPENNGGFTALSFGKTHDRVYSDLTSDHPIDLTRYQVANCYMGRLGLINSGGASGSDDLADAVRTAIVNKRAGGMGLISGRKSFQKPFKEGVALLKSVQNVYLEREITIA encoded by the coding sequence ATGGCCATAAAGGAACTCAAGAAAATCAGTGATATAGAGGCGGTGCTGGGAGCGGACTTGAAATACCTGCTCGGTCACAAGTGCACTACGATAAGCAAAAAAGACCTTTATCTTCCCGGCCCGGACTACGTGGACGAGGTATTCGTGCAGAACGACCGATCGCCCGCCGTGATAAGGAACCTGCAGACCATCCTTGACCACGGGCGCCTAGGGGGAACGGGATACGTATCAATTCTGCCGGTAGACCAAGGAGTTGAGCACTCCGCGGGAGCATCTTTTGCGGTGAATCCCATGTATTTCGATCCGGAGAACATAGTGAAGCTTGCCATGGAGGGGGGATGTAACGCCGTTGCCTCGACTGTGGGAGCGCTGGGTTCGGTCTCAAGAAAATACGCGCACAAGATTCCTTTTATAGCCAAGGTCAACCACAATGAGCTTCTGAGCTATCCTAATACCTTTGACCAGATTCTTTTCGGAAACGTGGATCAGGCCTTTCAGATGGGGGCAGTGGCAATTGGGGCGACTGTATATTTCGGTTCCGAGGAAAGCTCCCGCCAGATCCAGGAAATATCGGAGGTTTTCAGCCACGCCCATTCCTTGGGGCTTGCGACCATACTCTGGGCTTATCTGAGAAACCCGGCTTTCAAGCAGGACGAGGCCGATTACCATGTTTCGGCTGATCTTACGGGACAGGCGAATCACCTCTCGGCGACCATAGGGGCAGATATAGTCAAGCAGAAGCTCCCGGAGAACAACGGAGGCTTTACGGCTCTCTCCTTCGGAAAAACCCACGATAGGGTTTATTCAGATCTTACCTCTGACCATCCCATAGACCTTACCCGCTACCAGGTCGCGAACTGCTACATGGGGAGACTGGGGCTGATAAATTCGGGAGGCGCATCGGGTTCGGACGATCTTGCAGACGCGGTAAGAACCGCCATTGTAAATAAAAGGGCCGGAGGGATGGGGCTGATAAGCGGAAGGAAGTCTTTCCAGAAACCCTTTAAGGAAGGGGTAGCGCTTCTAAAGAGTGTTCAGAACGTCTACTTGGAGCGGGAAATCACGATTGCCTGA
- a CDS encoding N-acetyl-gamma-glutamyl-phosphate reductase, protein MKNLNVCILGASGYTGAELIRLLRGHPRASISHLTASRNAGRALAEVFPHLGEIADLELSSSDPSLIPDDTDVVFAALPHGASAELIEEIYERDVRIIDLGADFRLREGTYRDWYGDHPCAHLLENAVYGIPELHAERISETKLVANPGCYPTSSILPLAPLLENGMVETEGIIIDSKSGASGAGRNPSLDLHFCEVSEAMKAYKVGEHRHAPEIEQGLSDFLGSKVEVAFTPHLVPINRGILSTIYVNLSGSHKTRELLDALGQFYENSPFVRILPEGTFPNTSCVRGSNFCDIGIRTNPEKKTAVIVCAIDNLVKGASGQAIQSMNIMLDLPESLGLDSVPLYP, encoded by the coding sequence ATGAAAAATCTTAACGTATGTATTCTGGGAGCAAGCGGCTACACGGGAGCAGAGCTCATAAGGCTCCTCAGGGGACATCCCCGGGCCAGTATTTCGCATTTAACAGCGTCAAGGAACGCAGGTCGTGCCCTAGCCGAGGTCTTTCCGCACCTTGGAGAAATAGCTGATCTCGAGCTCAGCAGTTCGGACCCCTCTCTCATCCCGGACGACACCGACGTGGTATTCGCCGCGCTTCCGCACGGAGCATCAGCCGAGCTTATAGAAGAAATCTACGAAAGGGACGTAAGGATAATCGATCTCGGGGCGGATTTCCGCCTCAGGGAAGGCACCTACAGGGACTGGTACGGGGATCATCCGTGCGCCCATCTTCTCGAAAACGCCGTCTACGGAATCCCCGAACTGCATGCGGAACGGATATCGGAGACAAAACTGGTGGCAAACCCCGGATGCTATCCAACCTCTTCGATCCTTCCACTCGCACCGCTTCTTGAAAACGGCATGGTGGAGACGGAGGGAATCATAATTGATTCCAAATCCGGAGCTTCGGGAGCAGGAAGGAACCCTTCGCTTGATCTTCATTTCTGCGAGGTCTCCGAAGCAATGAAAGCCTACAAGGTAGGCGAGCACCGTCATGCCCCTGAAATAGAACAGGGACTCTCGGATTTTCTAGGCAGCAAGGTGGAAGTCGCCTTCACACCGCATCTCGTACCGATAAACAGGGGGATACTCTCGACAATATACGTAAACCTCTCGGGAAGCCATAAGACCCGGGAACTGCTGGACGCCCTGGGACAATTCTACGAGAACTCGCCCTTCGTGAGGATTCTTCCCGAGGGGACTTTTCCGAACACTTCCTGCGTCAGGGGTTCAAACTTCTGCGACATAGGAATAAGGACAAACCCAGAGAAGAAAACTGCGGTAATTGTCTGCGCCATAGATAACCTAGTAAAGGGGGCATCGGGACAGGCGATACAAAGCATGAACATCATGCTCGACCTTCCAGAGAGCCTGGGACTTGACTCTGTCCCGCTTTATCCCTAA
- a CDS encoding efflux RND transporter permease subunit — MHIANFSVRNSFFVNLLMGAIILIGLLFSFSLPLELFPSVKLEMVTVTTSFPGSSAEDVENLVSVPIEQQIKNVSGVKIVKSVSSEGFSRVTAEVYPGEDTRRIAWEIDSKINLIADDLPEDTEKPVTKEQKASFPLVSVSVSGDMPRDILYSSARRLRDELALLDGIDNVTSVGLPDPAIWVYLDYPKMVQFGLGIKEISDAINARNLDIPGANFTGNSADFLLRTEGKIRSVEDLLNIPVARSVEGKHVLLRDVATVTLGEQREDLRSRINGRPAITFWVEKQKDVDILDTVDRIRELTEKYENQFPEDLEITLAFDRSHWVKSRLRTMLKSGALGFVLVVILLTLFLDRKAAFIAALGIPVSFLGAAILMKMTGTTLNVLSMFGLIMMLGMVVDDAIIVVENVQRYISRGMEPLRAAVVGTKEVAWPVVATVLTNIAAFTPLLLATGLIGQFLSVIPKVAIFALCFSLFEALVIMPSHCADWLPANGTTRSPRGNAPLLRVRGLYLRGLLFALRNRYAVIGCFTAIFAVSVFMFVRIPNVMFYLHDIEEIMVRVENPPSSSLEHTTASVAQVEEAVRHSIPAHVLKNTLSMVGLDMSDPDNMFSTGDHVASVLVEYEDYSARKENAVELSEIAESRAREMVTGAKQIDFLMTVGPPTGKPVDVKISGDDISVLMEIASRIREYLSNQPGVSAATSNLVYGKPEARVEIDERKAGVFGIDKWNVSREIKALGDGLTVAKTRVGEEEAEINLRYGRGESSVFSVKSHQVPTPLGRRIPIGTVAEITESKTPLEIRREKLRRTVTVTAEVDNQTTTSREVNANLSRHLDGLLENYPGYSFRFAGEEEQYTQAISDIKKASLLALLLIYLILASILRSTFQPLIIMSVLPFCITGVIIAILLRGEPMTLPAIIGMVALLGIVVNDSLLLMNFINRRAKKMPSKVVAIVFSARYRFRPIVLTTLTTFSGLFSLMFAYKGQAGILAPMAASLGFGLVFSTFVILYLVPCLYLVLDDIGKRLRYFTHLRTLGPGGRDSLQVS; from the coding sequence ATGCATATCGCCAATTTTTCAGTAAGAAACTCCTTTTTCGTGAACCTGCTGATGGGAGCCATAATACTTATAGGGCTTCTGTTTTCATTTTCTCTTCCCCTTGAACTGTTCCCGTCGGTAAAACTCGAAATGGTGACGGTAACCACATCTTTTCCGGGTTCCTCCGCTGAAGATGTTGAGAATCTTGTAAGCGTTCCCATTGAGCAGCAGATAAAGAACGTCTCCGGTGTCAAGATTGTAAAGTCCGTTTCTTCCGAAGGGTTCTCGCGCGTTACTGCTGAGGTTTACCCGGGTGAAGACACCAGAAGGATCGCCTGGGAGATTGATTCCAAGATCAATCTGATAGCAGACGATCTTCCCGAGGACACAGAGAAACCCGTAACAAAAGAGCAAAAGGCGAGTTTTCCGCTGGTGAGCGTTTCGGTCTCAGGGGACATGCCAAGAGATATTCTCTATAGCAGCGCCAGGAGACTGCGGGATGAGCTTGCGCTTTTAGACGGCATTGACAACGTGACTTCCGTCGGACTGCCTGACCCGGCAATATGGGTGTATCTGGATTACCCGAAAATGGTGCAGTTTGGACTGGGGATTAAGGAGATTTCAGATGCCATCAACGCGAGAAATCTGGATATCCCCGGGGCGAATTTTACTGGGAACAGTGCTGATTTTCTGCTTAGAACCGAGGGAAAGATAAGATCTGTGGAGGATCTTCTCAATATTCCGGTCGCCCGGAGCGTTGAGGGTAAACATGTTCTGCTCCGCGATGTGGCGACGGTCACTCTCGGAGAACAGCGAGAGGACCTGAGATCGAGGATAAACGGCCGTCCTGCGATTACTTTCTGGGTGGAGAAGCAGAAAGACGTTGATATCCTCGATACCGTCGACCGCATAAGGGAGCTTACTGAAAAGTACGAAAACCAGTTTCCCGAAGATTTGGAGATAACCTTGGCGTTTGACAGGTCACACTGGGTGAAAAGCCGTCTTCGGACCATGCTTAAAAGCGGGGCTCTGGGGTTTGTTCTGGTAGTAATCCTCCTCACTCTTTTTCTTGATCGCAAGGCGGCCTTTATAGCCGCCCTGGGGATTCCCGTTTCTTTTCTGGGGGCCGCGATATTAATGAAGATGACCGGCACAACGCTCAATGTCCTTTCCATGTTCGGTCTTATAATGATGCTGGGGATGGTAGTGGATGACGCCATAATCGTTGTTGAGAACGTCCAGAGATATATATCAAGGGGAATGGAGCCGCTGAGGGCGGCGGTGGTGGGGACAAAAGAGGTTGCCTGGCCAGTGGTCGCGACTGTGCTTACCAATATTGCGGCATTTACTCCCCTTCTTCTTGCCACGGGGTTAATCGGACAGTTCCTTTCCGTAATTCCCAAAGTTGCCATCTTCGCTCTTTGCTTCTCCCTTTTCGAAGCCTTGGTGATCATGCCATCTCACTGTGCCGACTGGCTTCCGGCAAACGGCACAACGAGATCTCCTCGCGGAAACGCGCCGCTTCTGCGCGTAAGAGGCCTGTATCTGCGGGGACTTCTGTTTGCGCTTAGAAACCGCTATGCGGTAATAGGATGTTTCACGGCTATCTTTGCCGTTTCGGTCTTTATGTTTGTCCGGATTCCCAACGTAATGTTCTACCTTCATGATATCGAGGAGATAATGGTAAGGGTTGAGAATCCTCCCTCATCCAGTCTGGAGCATACAACCGCTTCGGTAGCCCAGGTGGAGGAAGCCGTGCGGCACAGCATCCCTGCTCATGTTCTTAAGAACACGTTGTCCATGGTTGGACTCGATATGTCGGACCCTGACAATATGTTTTCCACGGGAGATCACGTGGCCTCGGTTCTGGTTGAATACGAGGATTACTCCGCCAGAAAAGAAAATGCGGTTGAACTCTCTGAGATTGCGGAGAGTAGAGCAAGGGAGATGGTTACCGGAGCTAAACAGATTGATTTCCTCATGACGGTAGGTCCTCCTACTGGGAAACCGGTGGACGTCAAAATAAGCGGGGATGACATATCGGTGCTGATGGAAATAGCTTCCCGGATTCGGGAGTATCTGAGCAATCAGCCGGGGGTGAGTGCCGCGACCAGCAATCTTGTTTACGGAAAGCCCGAAGCGAGAGTCGAGATAGACGAGAGAAAAGCTGGGGTGTTCGGTATTGACAAGTGGAACGTGTCGCGGGAAATCAAGGCCCTCGGGGACGGTCTCACAGTTGCGAAGACCAGAGTGGGTGAGGAAGAGGCTGAGATAAATCTGCGATACGGAAGAGGAGAGTCCAGTGTTTTCTCGGTGAAATCGCACCAGGTCCCGACTCCTCTCGGAAGGCGGATTCCTATCGGCACCGTGGCGGAGATAACGGAGTCCAAGACGCCGCTTGAGATAAGAAGGGAGAAGCTTCGAAGAACAGTCACCGTAACAGCCGAAGTGGACAACCAGACGACTACTTCAAGGGAGGTAAACGCAAATCTTTCGCGTCATCTCGACGGTCTTCTGGAGAACTACCCGGGCTACTCGTTTCGGTTCGCAGGGGAGGAGGAGCAGTATACTCAGGCTATAAGCGACATAAAAAAGGCGTCGCTTTTGGCTTTACTTCTCATTTATCTCATTCTCGCAAGCATTCTGCGTTCCACTTTTCAGCCCCTTATAATAATGAGTGTGCTGCCTTTTTGCATTACGGGAGTGATCATAGCGATTCTGCTGCGTGGCGAACCCATGACGCTACCCGCCATAATCGGAATGGTTGCGCTTCTGGGAATAGTGGTCAACGACAGCTTGCTGCTGATGAATTTTATCAACCGAAGGGCGAAAAAGATGCCGAGCAAGGTGGTAGCGATAGTATTTTCCGCTAGGTATCGTTTCCGCCCTATCGTTCTCACCACGCTTACGACCTTCTCGGGGCTTTTCTCCCTGATGTTCGCCTACAAGGGCCAGGCGGGCATTCTCGCTCCGATGGCGGCTTCCCTGGGATTCGGACTTGTTTTTTCGACTTTCGTCATACTTTACCTTGTGCCCTGTCTTTATCTGGTTCTTGACGATATTGGCAAGCGGTTGCGGTATTTCACCCATCTGAGGACATTGGGGCCGGGTGGAAGGGATTCCCTGCAAGTTAGTTAA
- a CDS encoding phosphoglycerate kinase produces MKKKLLVTDLPCSEYEGKRVFVRVDFNVPVNGGKITEDYRIRRTIPTIDYLTRCGARVILASHMGRPKGRMIEDLSMAPVAERLNEFLGIKVRFPGAVVGRKVENASKKLKNGEVMLLENLRYHNEEAENDADFSRKLASLADIYVNEAFGTSHRAHASTYGMTAHFEKKLAGLMVGNEIKFLSRLIRRPKKPYLVIVGGMKIKDKMGALKNIIKKADRVLVGGGVAYTFLAARGVSVGKCSVEKEMICWAREALETYKEKILLPVDHVMAEAAGGRKMRVVVTGAEIPDDMTAFDIGPKTVEKFTSHIKGEGTVFWNGPMGFFEVDDFSNGTSAIARSFALATWRGATTVLGGGDSVASLKKSGVKFSEATHVSTGGGACFEFLGGVDLPGISILSDS; encoded by the coding sequence TTGAAGAAAAAGCTTCTTGTGACCGACCTTCCCTGCTCGGAGTACGAGGGGAAAAGAGTTTTTGTAAGGGTTGACTTCAACGTTCCCGTAAACGGCGGAAAGATAACTGAAGACTACAGGATAAGACGCACTATCCCCACGATCGATTACCTTACAAGATGCGGGGCTAGGGTAATACTTGCTTCCCACATGGGAAGACCGAAAGGACGCATGATAGAAGATCTTTCAATGGCTCCGGTGGCGGAGAGGCTTAACGAGTTTCTGGGGATCAAGGTTCGTTTTCCGGGCGCGGTTGTCGGCAGGAAGGTTGAGAACGCCTCCAAGAAACTCAAAAACGGCGAGGTAATGCTCCTTGAGAACCTAAGATATCACAATGAAGAAGCGGAAAACGATGCGGATTTCTCGCGGAAGCTGGCCTCTTTGGCCGATATATACGTGAACGAAGCTTTCGGCACCTCGCACAGGGCCCACGCCTCCACCTACGGAATGACCGCTCACTTCGAGAAAAAGCTCGCGGGTCTTATGGTGGGAAACGAAATAAAGTTCCTGAGCCGTTTAATAAGGAGACCCAAAAAACCCTACTTAGTCATTGTCGGGGGCATGAAGATAAAGGACAAGATGGGGGCACTCAAGAACATAATAAAAAAGGCGGACAGGGTTCTTGTGGGCGGCGGGGTGGCTTATACTTTTCTTGCGGCGCGCGGAGTTAGCGTCGGGAAATGTTCCGTGGAGAAGGAGATGATTTGCTGGGCCCGGGAAGCCCTTGAAACCTACAAGGAAAAAATCCTTCTTCCTGTTGATCACGTGATGGCTGAGGCCGCCGGCGGCAGAAAAATGCGTGTAGTGGTTACGGGCGCGGAGATTCCCGATGACATGACGGCTTTTGACATAGGGCCGAAGACTGTAGAGAAATTCACCTCGCATATAAAAGGGGAAGGCACGGTTTTCTGGAACGGTCCCATGGGATTTTTCGAGGTGGACGATTTTTCAAACGGCACAAGCGCCATTGCCAGGTCGTTTGCGCTTGCCACATGGAGAGGGGCCACCACGGTTCTCGGAGGAGGAGACAGCGTGGCGTCACTTAAAAAGTCCGGGGTCAAGTTCTCCGAAGCGACCCACGTGTCAACCGGGGGCGGGGCCTGTTTTGAATTCCTAGGCGGGGTAGACCTTCCGGGAATATCGATTCTCAGTGACAGCTAG
- a CDS encoding LLM class flavin-dependent oxidoreductase, whose product MGEKINFGLTAPLPGKPVTELVDFAVRCEEAGFDAVWYPDHILFMAKKLTPEVWSVITAAAVKTDRIRLGAIGDPHRSHPAMFAHRLATIDNLSGGRAFSCLGYGEKMNLDYYGISWNRPLARLRESVPLMRRLWAGETVTFQGEFFSLSEAEVRVSPVNGKDVPVYIAATGPKALGVAGALGNGWVTNAMPTWVFSSKLAEVEKTMGENAAAENFEKCIYIFVSVAKDKDTAYETLDRIKHAIIWPDVIEEAGYDLEIEPQYKGLSYTSIMPNDQDMLARFRQMGEKYYTREILSDFVIYGTAGDAIKRFEEYIEAGVTHFIIRDFSPDLEYSFNALAGEVIGHFR is encoded by the coding sequence ATGGGTGAAAAAATAAACTTCGGGCTTACCGCCCCCCTTCCGGGAAAACCGGTTACGGAACTTGTGGACTTCGCCGTCCGCTGCGAGGAGGCCGGTTTCGACGCCGTGTGGTATCCAGACCACATACTGTTTATGGCGAAAAAACTGACTCCCGAAGTATGGTCGGTAATCACAGCCGCAGCGGTAAAGACGGACAGAATCCGCCTTGGAGCCATAGGGGACCCCCACAGATCTCATCCCGCGATGTTCGCCCACAGACTCGCGACCATAGACAACCTCTCTGGGGGAAGAGCGTTCAGCTGCCTTGGGTACGGGGAAAAAATGAATCTCGACTACTACGGCATAAGCTGGAACAGGCCTCTTGCACGTCTTAGGGAATCCGTGCCGCTTATGAGGCGGCTTTGGGCCGGGGAAACGGTAACCTTCCAGGGAGAATTCTTCTCTCTCAGCGAAGCCGAAGTAAGGGTAAGCCCCGTTAACGGAAAGGACGTTCCCGTATACATAGCCGCGACCGGACCGAAGGCTCTCGGGGTCGCAGGCGCACTCGGAAACGGATGGGTAACAAACGCAATGCCTACATGGGTTTTTTCGAGCAAACTCGCCGAGGTGGAAAAAACCATGGGAGAGAACGCCGCCGCAGAGAACTTTGAGAAGTGCATATATATTTTCGTGTCCGTCGCCAAGGATAAGGACACCGCCTACGAAACCCTTGACAGAATAAAGCACGCTATAATCTGGCCCGACGTGATAGAGGAAGCCGGGTACGACCTCGAAATAGAACCGCAGTACAAAGGGCTTTCCTATACGAGCATAATGCCCAACGATCAGGACATGCTAGCAAGATTCAGGCAGATGGGAGAAAAATACTATACGAGGGAGATACTGTCTGACTTCGTTATATACGGAACGGCCGGCGACGCGATAAAAAGGTTCGAAGAATATATAGAAGCCGGAGTCACCCACTTCATAATCAGGGATTTCAGCCCTGACCTGGAATACTCCTTCAATGCCCTTGCGGGAGAAGTAATAGGTCACTTCAGGTAG
- the gap gene encoding type I glyceraldehyde-3-phosphate dehydrogenase produces the protein MSIRVGINGFGRIGRHVLRIGLGREDLEFVGINDITDTETLAHLFKYDSVFGRYPGEVECNGEGITVDGKFIRVFSERNPANIPWAETGAQVIAEASGIFRTREAAAAHMGETVKKVIITAPASGKVDFTTVMGINDDDYEPEGHDVISNASCTTNCFGLLVKVLHENFSIRRGEMTTIHSYTNDQRILDTPHKDKRRARAAALSIIPTSTGAANAIQLVFPELKGKLSAVAVRVPTPNVSLVDFTCEVEKGTSADDVNSKFKEAAEGTLSGYLAYVEDEIVSSDLVGDTHSCSFDSMLTSVVEDNLVKVVAWYDNEYGYTSRVVDLIELVGETL, from the coding sequence ATGTCCATCAGGGTTGGAATAAACGGGTTTGGAAGAATAGGAAGGCATGTACTCAGAATCGGTCTTGGCAGAGAAGACCTTGAATTCGTGGGCATAAACGATATTACGGACACCGAAACCCTGGCTCATCTTTTCAAGTACGATTCAGTATTCGGCCGCTATCCGGGAGAGGTCGAGTGCAACGGCGAGGGAATAACCGTAGATGGAAAGTTCATAAGGGTGTTTTCGGAGAGAAACCCTGCGAATATTCCCTGGGCCGAGACGGGAGCACAGGTTATAGCGGAGGCAAGCGGCATTTTCAGAACCCGCGAGGCCGCCGCGGCGCACATGGGTGAGACCGTGAAAAAGGTGATAATTACTGCGCCGGCAAGCGGCAAGGTGGATTTTACTACGGTAATGGGCATAAACGATGACGACTACGAGCCCGAAGGTCACGATGTGATTTCAAATGCGTCCTGCACGACCAACTGCTTCGGCCTGCTGGTCAAGGTTCTCCACGAAAATTTCTCGATCAGGCGTGGGGAGATGACCACGATACATTCCTATACGAACGATCAGAGGATACTCGACACTCCGCATAAGGATAAAAGAAGGGCAAGAGCGGCTGCACTCTCCATTATTCCTACCAGCACGGGAGCGGCAAACGCCATACAGCTTGTCTTTCCGGAGCTTAAGGGGAAACTCTCTGCGGTCGCTGTACGGGTGCCCACGCCCAACGTGTCGCTTGTGGATTTTACCTGCGAAGTGGAAAAAGGAACTTCTGCAGATGATGTGAATTCCAAATTCAAGGAAGCGGCCGAAGGAACGCTTAGCGGTTACCTTGCCTACGTCGAGGACGAAATCGTTTCTTCTGATCTTGTGGGAGATACCCATTCCTGCTCTTTTGACTCAATGCTGACTTCAGTGGTGGAGGATAATCTGGTCAAGGTTGTCGCTTGGTACGACAACGAGTACGGATACACTTCCAGGGTAGTTGATCTTATAGAACTCGTGGGGGAAACGCTTTGA
- a CDS encoding CvpA family protein: protein MNLFDILLLFIILACFGGGLRSGLIKQFFSLAAIIGGAALGFFFYEPLGTILLEKNIIAEPRIADILGFLIVACLAYVLIHYLSHFLTDLLERVRMGWINHLLGGAMGFIIGLLLCYIMVIGVKQFVDEDAPFIKNSVLVPKIITGYHIIREQAPDDLDERLEKLLELREEKQKSDFE from the coding sequence TTGAACCTGTTCGATATCTTACTCTTATTCATAATCTTGGCCTGTTTCGGGGGAGGACTCAGGTCAGGCCTTATAAAGCAGTTTTTCTCACTGGCCGCCATAATAGGGGGAGCAGCCTTGGGCTTTTTCTTCTATGAGCCGCTGGGGACTATTCTGCTTGAGAAAAACATTATCGCCGAACCGAGAATCGCCGACATTCTAGGATTTCTGATCGTAGCCTGCCTTGCGTACGTGCTTATACATTATCTTTCCCATTTCCTGACGGACCTGCTGGAAAGAGTCAGGATGGGATGGATTAACCACCTTCTCGGCGGGGCAATGGGCTTTATAATCGGTCTATTGCTCTGCTACATAATGGTAATCGGGGTCAAGCAGTTTGTGGATGAGGATGCTCCTTTCATCAAGAATTCCGTTCTGGTTCCCAAAATCATCACCGGCTATCACATTATCAGGGAACAGGCGCCGGATGATCTTGACGAGAGACTGGAAAAACTCCTAGAACTGCGGGAAGAAAAACAGAAGTCAGACTTCGAGTGA